The stretch of DNA GCACCCTGCAAAACCCTAGTCATACCTACTCCGCCTCAGGCAGTTATGCGGTTTCTCTGACCTCTACCAATGCTTTTGGCACCCAGACAAAAACGGTAGCGAACTACGCGCTTGTGTCGTTGCCTTGCCTGCAGTACTGCACCTCAACGGGTCAAAACCAGAATTTCTGGATTACCAATGTGGCGCTAACTACCTCCAACGCCACAGTATTCAGTAATACCTCGGGCGCTGATGCCAGTGGCTACGGGAACTACGTCAGCCAGCAGGTGCCCCTTAAACTAGGCCAGACCTCCACACTGAGCGTTTCGGGGAGCATTAACTTTCAGCGTTATACTTCGGTCTGGATTGACTGGAACCGGGATGGCGTGTTTGCTTCCAGCGAGTTAGTGGCTTCTGCATCTGGCACTAACCCTACTTCCGTTTCTTTAACGGTGCCCAATCAGGCAGCCCTGGTGGGGTTCACTCGTATGCGCATAGTGGCTCGTTTAAATGCCAACCAAGCCACTGCCTGCCTGACCAACCAAGCCAACTCTGAAACCGAAGACTACACGGTAGTTATATCTTCAGCAGTAACGGCCACCGCTGCGGCACAGGCGCTAACAGGCCTAGAAGTATTTCCTAACCCAGCCAGTTCCAACCAAGTGCACCTGCGCCTGCCAGACGCCACAGCTGCCGGCCAGTACACGGTGCATGTAGAGGATGTGGTGGGTGCGCTGGTACTCAAAACTACTGTGCGGCTACAGCCAGCGCAAGACGCGGTATTGGACATACAGAGCTTACCCGCGGGAGTGTACATGGTGCGTCTGCAGGGGCCGGCTGGCCGCACTACTGTGCGCCGCCTTGTACGCCATTAAGCTTTAACCCTTTCTAGCTCCTTCTGAACTTCAATGCTCCTGACGGTTTTGGCCGGCAGCTACAGGCCTACCCTCCATTCGTTTTCTTTAATTTTATGCGTACAGCTTTACTCCGTAGCTGCCTGCTTTTGTTTTTGTGGGTAGTGGCAGGAGCCTTACCCGCTATGGCTACTCACTTATTAGGGGGTGAGATGAGTTACCGGTATCTGGATGCCACTGGCCCGAGCAATGCGCCCTACCGGTACCGGGTAACGGTGCTTATTTACGTGAATGCTGACCCAGCTACCTCTCAGGTGCCCAATGGCCGCCCTTCCATAGATGTGGGCTTTTACAACAAGTCGCAGAGTGGGAATCTTATTTCCCGGGTTTCGCTGCCGCTCAGCAGCAATTCCATTGTCACGCCCACTCAACCCGGCGGGTGCACTACGCCGGGCACTCAGTCGCTGGTAGTGCGGCTGTGCCGGTATGAAGCTACCGTGAACCTGCCCATTTCCTTTGATGGGTACTATGCCGTGTATAGCGACGGCAACCGAAATGCGGGCATTACCAACCTGCTGAACTCAGAACAGTATGCGCAGCAGATTTACGTGGAGATGGCCCCTCCTCTGCTGCCAAACTCCTCTCCTACTTTTTCAGACACCGCTGTAGCTGTAATCTGCCAGGGCGACACCACCCTCCTCGTTAACAACGCTGTTGACCCGGATGGTGACCGACTCATCTACTCCTTTAGCCGGCCCTACGGTGGCACCCAAGCGGGTGGGGGCGCTACGTTGCCCAACATCTTTCAGGGAAACCCGCCTGTTGTGCCTTACAACGCAGGCTACAGCCAAACCAACCCATTTGGTCCCGGCCCGGGCAGCTATGCCTTTTTAAATGCCAGCACTGGCTTGAGCCGCTACGCGGCTCCGCGCTTAGGAGCCTATGTAGTAGCTGTGGAGGTGAAAGAATACCGCACTATCAATGGCAAGGAGGTGCTAATTGGCTCAACCCGCCGCGAGATACAACTGGTTGTGAGAACCTGCCCAGCGAACAATGCCCCTGTGTTTACAGCGGCCCCTCAAACCACGCATGTATACACCGTGCAGGAAGGCCAGCCCGTAAATTTCAACTTATCAGCCACAGACCCCGATGGCAACCCCATCAACCTGAAGGCAACCAGTGTGCTGCTGGATGGTTCTGGCGGCTATGATGCCACCTTTGGGGGCAACCCCGGCACGGTGGTACCGGGCAACCCTACCGGCAGCGCGACCATTCAGGGCACGGGCGGACGCGTAAATGCGCAGTTTGTGTTTAACACGCGCTGCGGCAATGCCCGGACTACCCCTTATGATGTAGTTGTTACAGCCACGGATGTGGCTTGTGGGGCGAAAAGTGTGGCTGATGTCTTTCAGATTTATGTTACGAAAGCAGCTGGCCCAAATCGCATTATCGGCGACACAATTATCTGCGACCGGAGCCAAACATTAATTTATACTGTCGGCGGCCCTGGCGCCTATAGCTACCTATGGTCGATCCGCGGCGGCGCCATCCAGGGGGGTAACACGGGAGCCGCAGTGCAAGTGGTGTGGGGCACAACCGGCGTTGGGCGCTTAGTACTACGTGGGGTATCGGCCTTCGGCTGCACCTCTGATTCTGTAGTCCGAAACATTGACCTGCGGCCTGCCGGAGCGCTGGCTGTATCGCCGGGAGTGAGCGTTTGCCCTGGCAGCGCCACTACCCTCACGGCAACCGGCGGCACCACCTACACCTGGACGGGCGGGGGGCAAACCTTTACAGGGCCCAGCATTACGGTTTCGCCGGCCCAAACCACCACCTACACCGTTACTACTTCCGATGGCGTGTGCACTGCCTCGCGCCAAACTACCGTGACTGTAAACCCTGCGGCCCTGGCTAACACGGGCACAGACCAAACGGCTTGCCCCGGTAGCTCGGTTACCCTGGGTGCCGCAGCGTTGCCGGGCTATACGTATCTATGGAGCCCGGCACCTGGCCTGAGCAGTACTGCATCAGCCCAGCCAGTATTCACTATTCCGGCAACCGCTACGGCCGGACAGGTTTACACGTTTACGCTCACGGCCACTACCGCTCAAGGGTGCTCGGCAACTGGGACGGTACGAGTTACCGTAAACCCACCCGCAATTGCCAACGCCGGCCCAAACGCGGCAGTATGCGACGGGCAGCGCGTAACGCTGGGCACACCGGCACTGCCAGGCTATACGTATCAGTGGAGTTCAGCAAATGGTCTCAGCAGCACCTCAGTGGCGCAACCAGTATTCACGGCTACTAACCGCACGCAGGCTCCTGTAACCTTCACCTTTGTGCTTACGGCCAGCGCCGCTCAAACCTGTGCAGCTACCAGCACCGTAACTGTTACCGTTAATCCGCGCCCCGAGGCAGATAGCATTCAAGGTAGCCAATCAGTGTGTCCTACTATTCAGGGAGTGGCCTACGCCATCAAGAACCCGCGTGCCACGGCTTACCAGTGGCTTGTGACGGGGGGCACTATTGCCAGCGGGCAGGGCAGCAGTGCCATCACCGTTAACTGGGGAGCAGCTACTACAACGGGCTCAGTAAAGGTATTCCGGCTAAATGCCCAAGGTTGCTCCTCCGACACCGTAACGCTGCCCGTACGCGTGAATCAGCAGCTGACTACTCAGAAGCCCACGGGCCCGCTGCAGGTCTGCCAGGGAGATGGCCCCTTCACGTACCAAACCAGCTACACCAACGGCTCAACCTACGCCTGGCAGATACTTGGAGGCACACAGGTGAGCACCAATCAGGCTTCGGTGCTAGTGAACTGGACCCGTACCGGCCTGGTGAAGCTGGTTGTAACGGAGTCGAGCAACCCGGCGGGGGGGCGCTGCTTCGGGCAGAGCGATACATTGTACGTTAATGTGCTGCCTTCGCCCGCTACTACTCTGGCCATTGCTGGCCCCAGCCGCATTTGCGCGGGCAGCGGCACAATCAGCTTCTCGCTGCCGGGTGCGGCTACTTCTACTTATGCCTTTGCGTTGAATGGAGCCGTGCTTACAGGCACGGGCAATACCATAACCCTACCTACTCCGGCGGTTAGCGCTACGCCTTATACCGTAACCATTCGGGAAACGAATGCGAATGGCTGCGTAGGCCAGCCTTGCACTAAAACTTTCCTGGTAGTACCACCCCTAGCCATTACGGGGCCACCCAGCTACTGCCCTGAGGCGCGCACCGGACTGGCCTACGCGGCGACTGCAGTAGTTGGGGGTAATTACCAATGGACGATTACGGGCGGCACCATTACCAGTGGCCAAGGAACCAGCGCCGTGCGGGTTGATATACCAGCGGGCTCAACCAACGCCACCCTTTCCGTGACGGAAACCACCGGTGCCAGCTGCGCCGCAACGCTCACCATTCGGCCAGATAACGCAACGGTAGCCCTTAACTCGGCCTCAGTAGAGTTAGGCGACGACCGCAAGATCACGCTGGCTCTAAACGTGCCCAATACTACCGGCAACGGCAACCGGGTGCAGATTTTGCGCCGCGACGCGGGCAGTACCAGCGCGTATAGCAACGTGGGCAATACCGCTAACACCGCCACCACGTTCACTGATAACGCGGTAGATGCTGATGCCAAAGCCTACCAGTACCGCATTGACCTGGTTAATGCCTGCGGCACCGTGCTCAACAGCCAGGAACATACCACCATCTTGGCTAAAGCCACGGCCACCCAAAGCACGGGCGGCCGCGATGTAGGCGAGGCACAGGTTACCTGGTCGGCTTACCAAGGCTTCAGCGTGAAGGAATACCGCGTACTCCGCTCAGCAGATAATGGCTCCGCCGAACTCATTGCTACTGTACCGGCCACTACGTTACAGTTTGCGTTGCCTTCAAGCACCGTTGGGTTCAACCAGTGCTTCCGGGTGCAGGCCGTTAGTACTGACGCTACACCGCGCACCTCTAACTCCAACGATGCTTGCGTGAACTTCGCTAACCCGCTAGCTTTCTACAACATCATCACGCCCAATGGCGACGGCAAAAACGATGTTCTGACCATCGACAACGTAGCCCTGTATCCCAGCAACACACTCACCATCTTCAACCGCTGGGGTAAAGAAGTGTATTCTGCAACTAACTACCGTAACACATTTGGTGGGCAGGATCAGGGGGCTGGTATGTATTACTATCTGTTCAAACTGCAAGATGGCACTACGTACAAAGGGTGGTTTGAAATAGCCAAGTAAGCCGCAATAACCTACCGGCAGGCGCCGTTCGGCAGTAGCCGGGCGGCGCCTTTTTTATTCTCTACCAGCTGTTGTGTTATCTAGTTTATGCGGGTACCTTTTCTACTATTACTGCTCGTCATTTTACCCTTCGCTGTATTGGCCCAGGCTCGCCTCAATTTGAACTTTGAGCCGGAGGTGAACCGCCATCAGCCCCTACTACTGTGGCTAAGTCGCTACAATGGAACGGGTGCGCAGGAAGCTCAACTACTTAGGGTAGATACGGTAGCTAAAGCGGCTAGTGGTCGGGGCAGCCTGCTTGTTGATGCCAGCCGGTTTGATGAGCCCGTGAATGGGGCTTTTTATACCAGCATCACGCCCGCAGATTCTATGCGAGGCCAAACAGTAACCATCAGCGCCGGCCTGCGCACAGAAGGGTTTACGGGTAAAGCATTCCTATACGCCTACGCCCAATCGGCAACCATCGGAGAAAATGGAGAAAGCCTGGCCAGCAATGATAACTTCAACTCGCCGCCCCCACCAGTTAGCTCTGGATGGCAGCGGGTTCAAATCCAGCTACCCGTTCCAACTGCCACAACAAACCTGCTCTTTGGCCTACGGTTTCAGGGCCAAGGCAAGGTATGGCTCGATGATGTGCGAGTAGAATGGGGCAACGGACAGCGCTACCATGATCAACTCCTACCCGGCACTGAGCCATTGGTGCTTACTGCTGCCGCCCGCCGCCCCAACTGGGATTTTGAGCAACCTAGGCCACTCCTTCCCGATCCACGTTATCTGGCCCTGTCCGACTCCGTAACTCCGGCCCACCACGGCCGCCGCAGTTTGCATCTCAAGCCAACCGCCGGCGCTGTTGCGCCCTATGCCTACCTGGGCCAGGTGCCGCTTGACACGGCACTGCGTGGCAAAACGCTGGTGGTGCAAGGGTACCTCCGTGGGGCAACATCTCCGGTAGCCTCCTTTTATTATACCCTCCTGATTGAGGACAACCGCACGGGCCAGCGCCGCGGTGCACGAAGCTTACTCCGGGAATTACCGCTACACACTGCCGCCGCCGCCCCTGCGGAGTGGAGGGCATTCAGCGTGTCGATACCCATTACCTGGAACCAGGACTTCTCTCAACTGGCGCTTGGGGTACACCTAGGCAACACGGGCGAGCTGTGGGTTGATGACCTGCGCCTACTGATGGATGGCAAGCCTTACACCCCTCCCACCGATGCTGCTGCCGTACCGTTGCCTACTGCCGCGGAGCTGGCTTGGCTCCGGCAGGCGGCCGTGCCTCTGCGCACCGCGGCCCCCGACGGTGGCGACGTAAAAGACCTAGCCGCTTTTGGGGCCCTGACTGGCAAAGCGCAAATTATAGCGCTGGGCGAAGTGACCCATGGCTCTCGGGAAGTAGCTCAGCTTCGGCACCGCCTTACGCGCTACCTGGTTGAGCAACAGGGCGTCAGGAGCCTAATGCTGGAAGCTGATATGGGAGCCTGCTTAGTCCTGAACGAGTACGTGTAAACCGGGCGAGGCAACCCGCGCCAGCTCCTGAGCCAGTTGGGCCCCTACAACTCTGCTGAAACCCTGGCGCTGATACAATGGCTGCGGACCTATAATGAGCGAGCTACTACTAAGGTGCAGGTATGAGGCCTAGAATGCCAACGCCCGGCCGAGGTAGTGGCCTGGCTGCGGCAACTCTTGCCGCAACGCGCGCCCGTACTGCAGGCTCTGCTAAAACAGCTGGTTGTGCAACTGCAAGAACTACCCAGCGCTGGTATTCGCCTGAACCCATTTACTGCACCAAGTACCACAGAGCCACGCCTGCAGGCAGTGCGAAACATCATCGGACAAATTCGCCTGGGGGTTGATGAGCGCAACCGCCTGCGGGGTGCTTCTGAGTTTACCCTAACGGATGCCGCCATCCAGCACCAGCTGTTGCAGATGCTAGACCAGTACGCCACCTTCCAAACCTTAGACTCTGACCTGAGCTCTGCCTACCGGGCTGCTAGCTTAGCCGAGAACATTTACTGGTGCCGCAGCCAACAGCAGGGCGGTAAGCTGCTTGTGTTGGCGCATAACAATGTAGTAGCGGCTACTGGCACTACAGCCCAGCTGTTGCGCGCTACGTACGGGCCCGAGTACGTAACGCTGGGCACGGCCTTCGCCACGGGTAGTTTCCTGACTGACAATGGATTTGGAGGGAAACCAACCGTTACACCCGCAGTGGCTGCCATGCCTGGTAGCTACGAGTACTATTTCCAAACGGCCAAACTACCTCTCTCCTACCTCGATCTTCGTGCCCCTGCGCTCCTGCCCGGTACCCAGTGGCTTTACCAAAACCTGCTGTTGCGCGATGTAGGCCACTCGCCCACTCCCTCCACTTTCCTCCGCCACGAGATCAGGCGAGAATTTGATGCCCTGCTATTCATTCCGGTTTCTACTCCCTTACAGGCTGTGCCCTAGTCCAGTGCTAACTGGCCTAGAAGCCACCCAGCGGGCCAGATACAAATCCGTAAAATCGGGGAAATCCGTCTCAATCCGTGATTACCTTTGCGTTTGTGAGGAAATCAGTAAAGAACATCCCGGCGGAGCTGCTCCGCGAAGTTGAAATCACCGACATGGTGGCCGAAGGCAAATGCCTGGTGCGCCGCGAGAACCTGGTCATTTTTGTGACACAGGTAGCCCCCGGCGACGTAGTAGACCTGCGCGTAACCAAGGCCAAGAAGAACTTTCTGGAAGCCGTACCCACTAAGTTTCATAAGTATTCGGAGCTGCGCGTGACGCCGTTCTGCGAGCATTTTGGTACTTGCGGAGGTTGTAAGTGGCAGCATCTAGCCTACGAAACCCAGCTTAAGTTCAAGCACCAGCAGGTAGCCGACACGCTGCAGCGCATTGGCAAAGTGGCCCTGCCCGAAATTCTGCCCATTCAGGCCTCGCCCGACCAAACGTATTACCGCAACAAGCTAGAGTACACGTTCAGCCACAACGGCTGGCTTACGAATGAGCAGATTGCCAGCGGCCACAATTACGAGCGTCGCGTGCTGGGCTTCCACACCCCGGCCCGTTTCGATAAGATCCTCGACATCAACCACTGCTGGTTGCAGCCCGACCCCAGCAACCAGATCCGCCTGGCGGTGCGCGACTATGCCCTAGAGCATGACCTGCCCTTTAACAACCTGGTTACGCAGGAAGGCTTCCTACGCAACCTCATCATCCGTACGACCAACTCTGGTGACCTGATGGTGATTTTGCAGTGCTACTACGCCCACGACGCGTTGCTGCCGTTGCTGGATTATATCTACGAGCGGTTTCCGCAAATCACCTCACTCAACTACGTGCTCAACGACAAGGGCAATGAAACCTTCCACGACTTGGAGGTGGTGTGCTACAAGGGCGAGCCGTACATACATGAGGAGATGGAAGGCTTGCGCTTCCGCGTGGGGCCAAAGTCGTTCTACCAGACGAACTCTGAAGGGGCCTACAACCTATACAAGATTACGCGCGAGTTTGCTCAGCTGACGGGCTCAGAACTGGTGTATGACCTGTATACCGGCGCTGGCACCATTGCCAACTTTGTGGCGCGGCAGGCCAAGCACGTAGTAGGCGTGGAGTATGTAGAGTCAGCGGTGAAGGATGCCTACATCAACTCCGAAATCAACGGCACAACGAACACCGAGTTCTACGCCGGCGACATGAAAGACGTGCTCAACGCCGAGTTCATTGCCAAGCACGGCCGCCCCGACGTTATCATTACCGACCCACCTCGCGCCGGCATGCACCCCGACGTAATAGCTCGCCTGCTCGAAATGCGCGCGCCCCGCATCGTGTACGTCAGCTGCAACCCCGGCACCCAAGCCCGCGACCTGGAGCTACTGGATGAGGCCTACAAAGTGGTGAAAGTGCAGCCCGTAGATATGTTCCCGCATACCCACCACGTGGAGAACGTGGTGTTGCTGGAGCTACGCTAAGCAGGATGAAGAGCTATACTCTAGCATCTACTATTGCTTTACTAGTAGGCTGGAGTATAGCTATACTTTTCCATGGCATGTTTTCAGTAGTAACAGGAGGCAGTTTGGAAAGTGCTGATACTATTGTTGTAGCGTTTTGGTCATTCCTGTTCATGATGCTGGCGAATGGGCTCTTCGTTCAATGGCCAGAGAAATACATTAGCCGGTACTGTCTTTCACATACTCGACTTAACTTCTTACTTGCCGCAGTAACTTATGCAATAGCATGCTTCTTCACATTGATTGGCTGGCTTTTCCTAAGCACTGAATTTTGGGTAGTTTATATAGATGCGGCACTTATTGGCCTAGGATATGGCTTTTGCTTTCCACGTTTCTGGAAGCGGCCTATTTCTAAAAATGCTACACCAACGCCTCTAATCTGAACGGCAGCATTACCTACTAGACCTCCCTATACTGCCCGACTTTTATCCATCTTGCTTCATGCGAAGAATTGAGTACCTCGATAGTGTCCGCGGACTCGCTGCTTTTGCGGTGGTTATTTATCACTTCACTGGCTGGCGGTGGGCCGAGACGATGGAATTCAAACTGGGTGCCATCGTGTTTAACGGCGCCGACGCCGTATCTCTGTTCTTCGTGCTGAGTGGGCTGGTGCTTTCCTGGAAGTACTTCCACCCTGATGAGTCATTGGCCATAAATGCCGCGCATTACCGCCCCTACGTTATAAACCGAGTGGTGCGGTTGTACCTGCCGTTTTTAGCTGCATTGACGGTGTATTATGTATACGGCCACCGCCATGACCCTCTGCGGCAGTTAGTAACTGAGTTTCTCAAAAACACCTACCATTGGTTTGAGGAGGCGTTGCTGGTGCGGGGCAAGCACGACATTTACGGCCCCGGTTGGACACTAGAGGTGGAAATGGCAGCTTCGCTGTTTGTACCGTTTCTGGCGTTGCTGCTTCGCCACAGCCGGCAGTTGTTTGTGGGGCTTATGTTGGCTGTGTTATTCATTGGTTCAGGCCTGATCTTCTGGGGCATCCAACACTTTTGCTTAGGCATGCTCCTAGCCTACTTTTTCCGTCAGATAGAGGCCTACGATATGCGGCAAGCCTCCTGGTATCGGTACCGCTACCTCGTGTACATTGCCGTACTCGCGCTGTTTTCCATCCGGCATATCACTCGCATCTACCCTATCGGTGACATTGGCAATTACTGGATGGGCATTTTCAGGCTGGATTTGTTTCACTTCACTGGCCTAGCGTCGGCGCTCATGCTGGCCTTTATAATTAACAGGCCGCAGCTACAGCGTTGGCTTACGGTCCGGCCGCTGCTATTTCTGGGGCGCATCTCGTATAGTGTGTACTTAGTACACTGGTTCTTTGTGGCCTACGTGATGGACCACTGGAACAAACTTACGGTTCACCTTCCCGGCCCTACTCAATCTTTTTGGGGTATGCTTGGCCTTACGGTTGTCAGCACCCTTCTTACCGCAACAGTGTTCAATGTGCTGGTAGAGCGGCCGGCTATCCGGTTGGGGCGTAAGCTCTCTGACCGTCTTACCCCCGAGCTTTGCGCATCCAGCACGCTTCTTAACTCTGCTCCCCTATGGACTACACCAACGACCCCGAACTCAACGGCAAATATCTCGGCACCATTACCAAAGACTTTGCGGCCGTTTCTGATACGCTCAGCGAAGCGTCCTCCCAGATCCGCAAGCGGGACATTTCAAAGTACCCCATTTTTGTTTTTGCTCGCCAAGAGGTGCCGCTAGGTGGCCTGTTGATTAACGCCGATGAAGCTAACCTGGAGTGGCACGTTTTTGCCAGCTACTTGGAGCTGTTCGTGCAGCAGGGCATCGTAGGTCAGGAGGGCATTGAGGCCTTCCAGAGTACTTACCGCGACGCGGATGAGTATTGCTGCCTGTTTGTGCTCGATGAGGAATTCACCAACTTCGTGTACATCCCCTACCCGGAAGATTAGGGTCATTGCGAGTGAAACGAAGCAAGGTTCCCTTCTCAAAGCGCGAACCGTCAACAGAACAAAAGCCCTTACCTCCCGTGCGGAGGTAAGGGCTTTTGTTCTGTTGACGCTTGCTAACCGCGAGAAGAATAGAATAGATTACTTCGCTTGGCTCACACTGGCGGTTTCGTTGATTACTCGAAGTGCTGGAATCCCTGCGCGCGAAGCGGTACGGGCTGGCCAGCTTTCGTGATAAGATTAGCGCCTTCGCTCTTGTCCACCATGTGTCCGATGATGGTGATATCGGGGTGGTTTTTGAGCTTATCGTGAGCAGACAACGGCACGGTGAAGAGCAGTTCGTAGTCCTCGCCGCCGTTGAGCATGCACATAATGGGGTCGAGGTTAAACTCCTCGGCTACTTCCAGCGTGGGGTTGGCAATGGGCAGATTTTCGGTGAAGATGCGGGCCCCTGTACCACTGGCCTGGCAGAGGTGCAGTACCTCGGAGGCCAGCCCATCCGAAATATCAATCATGCTGGTGGGCGTCACGCCTAGGTCGCGCAGCTCATGAATTACGTCCATGCGGGCTTCCGGACGGAGCTGGCGCTGCAGCACGTAGGGGTATTTTTCCAGCTCCGGTTGCGTTTCCGGGTCGGCTTGCCAGGCTTGCTTTTCCCGCTCCAGAATCTGTAACCCCAGGAATGCACCGCCCAAGTCGCCGGTTACGCAGATGAGGTCGTTGTGGTGGGCACCACTGCGGCGCACAGCTTTGCCGGCCTCAACCTGGCCTAGCGCCGTGATACCGATGGTGAGCCCTCCGCGGCTGGCAGTGGTGTCGCCGCCTACTAGGTCCACGTTATAGGCTTCACAGGCCAGGCGCATCCCATCATACAGTTCTTCCACGGCTTCCACTGAAAACCGGGCCCCTACGCTTAGCGCCACCACAATTTGGGTGGGCATGGCATTCATGGCGGCAATGTCAGACACGTTTACGGCCACTGCCTTGTACCCCAGGTGCTTGAGTGGGCAGAACGTCAGGTCGAAGTGCACGCCTTCTACCAGCAAATCAGTGCTGATAACAACTTCCTGTCCGGCTGGGGGCGCGAGAATGGCGGCGTCGTCGCCGATGCCCAACACCGTGCTGGGCTGATTGAGAGTAATTGTATTCTGAATTCGGCGAATCAAACCAAATTCACCTAGTTTATTGAGAGGGGTGATATCACTCATGCTGGAAAGCTTAAGATGCGGAATTGAGGAGGCAAGCAGTAGGCCACCTAATGGGCAGCAAAGGTACAACGGTGGCCTATAGTGATGCACTATGTAGCTCTACGCTGTGAGTGTGCCCTATAGGTTAGGCCTACACTATGCCCTCCAACCCTCAGCCTGCCAACTTAGTTTATGCGTAGAACTCAGTGCCTTACCTATTGCGCTATTTCTTGTAGAATTACTATTGGTGGATTGATTGTTTTTGCCAAGATTTTCGTTGGCATCTTGCTGCAACTTCACTTCGTTTGTATGAAAAACATTATCTGGCTTTTGGTAGCCTTGGTTATGGCAACCACTAGTTGTAACCGCAAACCCAAAGCTATTGATCCGGCTTCCAAGGAAGCGGTAAAAACGCAGGTCAATATTCTGCGCGACTCCGTGCGTGACCGGTGGTCAGAAATGGTGACCAGCGACGACGATAAAATCCGGAACGTGCAACAGGTGCTAGTGGCTCTCGAAGCACAGCCCGGCACCGACCGCGCTCAGCTGGAAGGCCTGCAACGCGCCACGGCCCGGCTGAAGGACCGGCGCTACACTCAGGAATCCATGGCCGAGTCGGCGCGGATTGATGCTTACGATTCCGCTCAGGACTCCTTGTTGCAGATTGTTTACCGCATTGCCCTACCCACCGATCGTCAGCCAACGGAATCTGTTAAAGCCCTCACCGATAAAATTCAGGATGCAGATGGCCAGTTAGTTGGGTTCAGGGTGCGCTACGACCAAGCTGCCACGCGCCTCAACAACTACCTGCAGGTACACACCGCTGAACTTGACCAACTAGGTGGCCAATACAGTAAACTGAAACCATTACCGCTGTTTACTCTGCAGGAATAGCCTGCGTGGTTGCCCCTTCATCAGTAGATCCGACGAACTACGTCGGATCTTTTTTTGCTTGGTACTCAGCGGTTCGCGAAAAGCCCCATCCCCCATGCAACCTTCTGGGCTACTTCCTGCTCATTCACCTATTAGTCCACAATCCTACTCCTTC from Hymenobacter taeanensis encodes:
- a CDS encoding acyltransferase family protein; this translates as MRRIEYLDSVRGLAAFAVVIYHFTGWRWAETMEFKLGAIVFNGADAVSLFFVLSGLVLSWKYFHPDESLAINAAHYRPYVINRVVRLYLPFLAALTVYYVYGHRHDPLRQLVTEFLKNTYHWFEEALLVRGKHDIYGPGWTLEVEMAASLFVPFLALLLRHSRQLFVGLMLAVLFIGSGLIFWGIQHFCLGMLLAYFFRQIEAYDMRQASWYRYRYLVYIAVLALFSIRHITRIYPIGDIGNYWMGIFRLDLFHFTGLASALMLAFIINRPQLQRWLTVRPLLFLGRISYSVYLVHWFFVAYVMDHWNKLTVHLPGPTQSFWGMLGLTVVSTLLTATVFNVLVERPAIRLGRKLSDRLTPELCASSTLLNSAPLWTTPTTPNSTANISAPLPKTLRPFLIRSAKRPPRSASGTFQSTPFLFLLAKRCR
- the thiL gene encoding thiamine-phosphate kinase, whose protein sequence is MSDITPLNKLGEFGLIRRIQNTITLNQPSTVLGIGDDAAILAPPAGQEVVISTDLLVEGVHFDLTFCPLKHLGYKAVAVNVSDIAAMNAMPTQIVVALSVGARFSVEAVEELYDGMRLACEAYNVDLVGGDTTASRGGLTIGITALGQVEAGKAVRRSGAHHNDLICVTGDLGGAFLGLQILEREKQAWQADPETQPELEKYPYVLQRQLRPEARMDVIHELRDLGVTPTSMIDISDGLASEVLHLCQASGTGARIFTENLPIANPTLEVAEEFNLDPIMCMLNGGEDYELLFTVPLSAHDKLKNHPDITIIGHMVDKSEGANLITKAGQPVPLRAQGFQHFE